In Blautia wexlerae DSM 19850, a single window of DNA contains:
- a CDS encoding ABC transporter ATP-binding protein encodes MNDILTVSGLNKSYGDFSLKDVTFSLPEGCITGFIGVNGAGKTTTLRTLLGLTNKLSGKIQFFGLDMDKNEREIKDRIGIVLDGGGFYEELSLGEMKVIISSAYTSWSEQDFKRYMDMFSLDPKQKINSLSKGMRMKYALALALSHNAELLIMDEPTSGLDPLVRGQLLKILTEYMENGGKGVFFSTHITSDLDKIADMLIMIDNGRIVFREEKDTLLDTYRIVKGDSGALTTDARKLFLSISETDFGFTGITKQISEVRSYIPNIMVERPTIEDIMLGNIGGEK; translated from the coding sequence ATGAACGATATTTTGACAGTCAGCGGTTTAAATAAGTCGTATGGCGATTTTTCTTTGAAAGATGTGACATTCTCTTTGCCAGAGGGGTGTATCACAGGTTTTATTGGTGTCAATGGAGCAGGTAAAACAACAACGCTGCGGACGCTTTTAGGTCTGACGAACAAGCTATCCGGCAAAATTCAGTTTTTCGGTCTTGACATGGATAAGAATGAAAGAGAAATCAAAGACCGTATTGGTATAGTTTTAGACGGCGGGGGATTTTACGAAGAACTTTCGCTGGGTGAAATGAAAGTAATTATTTCATCTGCGTACACTTCATGGTCTGAACAGGATTTTAAGCGGTACATGGATATGTTTTCGCTTGACCCGAAGCAAAAAATCAATAGCCTTTCCAAAGGTATGAGAATGAAGTATGCTCTTGCTTTAGCTCTTTCTCATAACGCAGAACTTTTGATTATGGATGAGCCGACAAGCGGACTTGATCCTTTAGTTAGGGGGCAGCTTTTGAAAATCTTAACTGAGTACATGGAAAATGGCGGCAAAGGTGTTTTCTTTTCGACACATATCACCTCTGACCTTGATAAGATTGCCGATATGCTAATTATGATTGATAACGGGCGTATCGTCTTTCGAGAGGAAAAGGATACCTTGCTTGACACATATCGGATAGTCAAAGGTGATAGCGGAGCTTTAACAACTGATGCTCGCAAGCTTTTTTTATCTATATCTGAAACTGATTTTGGATTTACAGGAATTACAAAACAAATATCCGAAGTACGGTCTTATATTCCCAACATTATGGTTGAGCGTCCGACGATTGAGGATATTATGCTTGGAAATATCGGAGGTGAAAAATGA
- a CDS encoding DUF3592 domain-containing protein, which yields MDRDTIFLYVIAAIALCFGLINCIQFFLKGNKTAQTVGTIISFKTINPENSKFRNSKWVTVSYKVNGRTYQSQNCIQVPMASQIGTTITVRYDTQNPEKLYSFSILRIIVSLIVAAICIAAAIFNLV from the coding sequence ATGGATAGAGATACTATTTTTCTTTATGTCATTGCTGCGATAGCATTGTGTTTTGGATTGATAAACTGTATTCAATTTTTTTTAAAAGGAAACAAAACGGCACAAACCGTCGGTACGATTATTTCTTTCAAAACAATAAATCCAGAAAACTCAAAATTTCGTAATTCAAAATGGGTGACCGTTTCGTATAAAGTGAATGGAAGAACGTATCAGTCCCAAAACTGCATACAAGTACCAATGGCGTCACAGATTGGAACAACCATTACCGTGCGTTATGACACGCAAAATCCAGAAAAATTGTATAGTTTTTCCATTTTACGAATTATTGTATCACTTATCGTTGCTGCTATCTGCATTGCAGCGGCTATATTCAATCTTGTATAA
- a CDS encoding GntR family transcriptional regulator gives MKILISNTSDTPLYQQIKDQIKDAILKEELVEGDALPSIRAFANDLKVSVLTIRRVYEELEQEGFIVSQVGIGTFVSTSNLELLRDSKRRLVEQKMADMIQTAKSLKISKEELNSMMDILYEED, from the coding sequence GTGAAAATACTAATTTCAAATACTTCTGACACTCCCTTATACCAACAGATAAAAGACCAGATTAAGGACGCCATATTAAAAGAAGAATTGGTTGAAGGGGACGCACTTCCCTCTATTCGGGCTTTTGCTAATGATTTGAAAGTGAGCGTCTTAACAATTCGACGGGTATATGAGGAGTTAGAACAGGAGGGATTTATTGTAAGTCAAGTAGGAATTGGGACATTTGTATCTACAAGCAATCTTGAATTACTCCGCGACTCCAAACGACGGCTTGTAGAACAAAAAATGGCGGATATGATACAAACAGCAAAATCACTGAAAATCAGTAAGGAAGAACTTAATTCCATGATGGATATTCTTTACGAGGAGGATTGA
- a CDS encoding ABC-2 transporter permease, translating into MMLFALLKKDFLIVKKYVLIMLVVIALIPPVMRWRTPEFTGVFGFILSVIFGVFMLLQYVSLKEYQFPKATTLLCATPFSRKAIVSSKYIFCMAIYAICCIVFELETLFMPGLGTSDIKLFAFMFLIVSVFIGIYLPIQYKFGYEKTKFAFGVIIMASPFILPLLMRAGNLNLNFLSMFSPYLVYGGIVLIGFAILAISASLSIKIYDKADLA; encoded by the coding sequence ATGATGTTGTTCGCCCTACTAAAAAAGGATTTTCTGATTGTAAAAAAATATGTGCTGATTATGCTTGTAGTTATTGCGCTTATCCCACCTGTCATGCGTTGGCGGACACCGGAGTTTACGGGAGTTTTTGGATTTATTCTTTCTGTCATTTTTGGCGTTTTCATGCTGTTGCAATATGTATCCCTAAAAGAGTATCAATTTCCAAAAGCTACGACATTACTATGTGCCACACCATTTTCACGGAAAGCGATAGTTTCATCAAAATACATTTTTTGCATGGCTATATATGCAATCTGTTGTATCGTTTTTGAACTTGAAACCTTGTTTATGCCCGGATTAGGAACATCAGATATCAAGCTGTTTGCATTTATGTTTCTTATAGTATCTGTTTTTATTGGTATTTATTTGCCAATACAGTATAAGTTTGGATATGAAAAAACAAAGTTTGCCTTTGGGGTGATTATTATGGCTTCGCCATTTATTCTGCCACTGCTTATGAGAGCGGGAAATCTAAACTTGAACTTCCTCTCTATGTTTTCACCATACCTTGTTTATGGCGGTATTGTCCTTATTGGTTTTGCGATTTTAGCAATATCAGCATCTTTGTCTATAAAGATTTACGATAAAGCAGACTTGGCGTGA